The nucleotide window TTGAAGCCGTCTTCATATTCATTGACATTCAATCCAAGCAATCTAAAATTATAGCAGATTGAATTTATTCTGTCTGATTCCTTCTTTCGCAGCTCTGAGGCATTTCTGATTTCAAATGAAGAATCAGCAAATAATCCAGCAACAGCAAGTATCGGAATCTCATCAATAATATTTGGAATAATTGTGTTATCAATCTTTACATTTCGCAGCTCACTTGATTGAATAAAAACATCTCCCCTTTTCTCGCCATTTATAATGTTCTCATTTAATAATTCAATTTTTCCGCCCATTTCTTGAAGTACTTTTAAAATCCCTGTGCGTGTATCGTTCAACGAAATATTTTTAAGTAAAAGTTCACTTTGTTTAGTTAACAAGGTTAGCACAATAAAGAATGAAGCAGTAGAAATATCAGAAGGAATAAAATATTCATTGGATTCAGGATAGTTTTTTTTAGAAACAACAGAAATTATTTTTTTATTACTGTTAATTATTTTCAACCCAAGCATTAATTCTGTATGATTCCTTGTCGGAATATTTTCAATTACTTCCGTTGAACTACTGCAATGTAATCCTGCCAACAAGATTGCGTTCTTTACCTGAGCGCTTGCAACAGGCAGCTCGTAATTAATCGGAACTATTTCTTTAGGCGGGAAAATTTTTATCGGCAGAAATTGCTCCGATGCTGTTTCAGTTTTTACTCCCATTAAAGATAATGGTTCAATTACTCGTCGCATCGGTCGGGAGGATAAAGATTTATCACCGGTAATCACAGATGAAAAATTCTGTCCTGATAATATACCCATCAATAAACGCGCTGTCGTCCCTGAATTTCCGGCATATAATTCATTCTCGCTTTTGACAAAACCTTTATACCCCCTGCCAACAATTTCTACTGTATCTCCATTATCAATTATTGAAGCGCCCAATTGAGTAAAACATTTTTTTGTTGAGAGTACATCTTCGGAGTTAGAAAGGTTATGAATGAAAGACTTTCCTTTCGCAAGTGAAGCTAACATCACTGAACGATGCGAGATAGATTTGTCGCCCGGCAAAACTAATTCACCTTTAATTTTTTTTATCTTTTCAAATTTCTGAATCATTGCTGATCATTTATTTGAGTATCCATTCGTCTATCAAATCCATTTCCGCTGATTTGTTTTTCTTGAATGGATAAAGTCCTTTAATTTGTCTCTGCCGCATTGCTTCGTATAAAATTACAGCAGCAGCTACAGATACATTTAAACTTTGCACCATCCCATGCATTGGTATCATAAAATTATCATCAGCCAATTTTTGGGCTTCGGAAGATACACCTCGATGTTCATTGCCAAGAACTATTGCAGTATTCTCAGATAAGTCAAGATCGTAAAGTGATTTTGATTTTTCAGTAATCGAGGAAGCATAGATTTTAAATCCGCGTTCGTGTAAATTATTATAACACCCTGCAATAGAATTATATTTTTTACTTTTTACCCATTTGAAAGCAGATGCTGAAGATTTTTTCCCAATGCGCGGAAATTGTTCTGTGCTGTAAACTAAAGAAACTTCCGGAATGCCTACCGCATCACAGCTTCTGAATATTGCGCTAACGTTGTGAGGATCATGAATGTTCTCAAGTACAATATTAAAATCGAATTGTCTTGAAGCAGCAACTCTTAATATTTTTTGTTCACGGTTTTCAGTTCGACTTGATTTCACTTTTTACTTATCAAATACAAGTTTGTAAACTGTGCTATTATCTTCATTTCTTGCACGATCAAGTTTTATTTTTTTTGTATCAAGATTAAGATAGAATGCAGTTAGATTAAAAATCTTCCCAAGAACTGTATCTTCATCATGCGCCCAGCACTCGCATCCATTAATAGATGGAACTTCTGCAGTGAAACCATCATTAGTTTTTTTTACAATTAAATCTAATACCATTTTTAATAATTAGAATTAGAGGATATACCCTGCATAATTTTTACACCCGAACTTGTGCCAAGCCTATCTGCGCCTGCAGCTATCATTGCTTTTGCATCTTCTAAAGAACGAATACCGCCGGAAGCTTTAACCTTTAAAGAATCGCCAACGACAAATTTCATTAAAGCAACATCATGCAGAGTCGCCCCACCCTTAGAAAATCCTGTTGAAGTTTTTACAAAATCAGCTTTTGCTTTTTTACAAAGCAAGCAGGCACGTACTTTTTCTTCATCAGTTAAAAGGCATGTTTCTAAAATAACTTTAACCAAAGAATTAAATTTTTTGCAACTAAGACAACCGCTTGAATTTCATGCAGCTCGTATTCGTCGTCCTGTTCTTTTAGTTTACCTGAATTAATTACCATATCTATTTCTTCCGCCCCAGCCTTTATTGCTTCTTCAGCCTCAAAAACTTTTACGGATGAAAGAGTAGAACCAAGCGGAAAACCAATAACAGTACATACTTTCACATTGCTTTCTTTCAAAAGATCAAAACAGAATTCGGTATTGGATGAATTAACACAGACAGAAGCAAAATTAAATTGGAGAGCTTCTTCGCATAGAATTTTTATTTCATCCTTTGATGCCTCTGGTTTCAATAGAGTATGATCAAGGTACGAAGCGATATTTGCAGCATTTAATTCAACAGAGTTTTAATTTTTTGTTTCGCTTAAATTAAACTGATCTAAAAATTTATTTATTTCTTGTTCATAATAAATAGCCTTTGGATTCATTTGTTGCTCGCTGTTAAGAATGATTTATAAGTATTAGTTAGAAGCATTGCTATAGTCATCGGACCAACCCCTCCTGGAACAGGAGTAATGTATGAAGATTTCGGCGATACATTTTCGAAATCTACGTCACCGACAATTCGATATCCTTTCGCTGAATTGGTATCATCAATTCTATTTATTCCAACATCAATAATAACACATCCTTCCTTAACCATATCTGCTTTTACAAACTCAGGCTTGCCGATCGCAGCGATAAGAATATCAGCCTGCAAAGTAAATTGCCTTAAATCACGAGCAGCAGAATGGCAAATCGTTACGATTGAATTAGCAAAATTTTTTTTCTGTATTAATATATTTGCGATTGGTTTCCCAACTATATTGCTTCTCCCGAGCACAACAACATGTTTGCCTTTCGTAGCTATGTTATATCGTTTCAACAATTCCTGAATGCCGGCAGGCGTACATGGAATAAATGTATCTTTACCGATAACTAGTTTTCCAACACTTACAGGATGAAAGCCATCAACATCTTTATCAGTTGAAATTGCTTCGATAATTTTATCTTCATTTATATGTTTTGGAAGCGGAAGCTGAACTAATATTCCATGAAAATTATTATCTGAATTGTATTTTTCAACTGTTGCTAGTAATTCAACTTCAGAAATATTTTCAGGTAATCTTTCTACACGGCTGAGCATACCAATTTCTTCACAGGCTTTTGCTTTGCTCGAAACATAAATTTTTGATGCGGGATTTTCGCCTACCAAAATGGCGACTAATCCGGGAACTCTGCCTGTTTCATTTTTTAATTTAGAAATTTTTTCTTTCAATTCGTTTCGAATATCAAGTGCAATTTTTTTTCCATCAATAAGAATCATATTAAATAGGCCTTCAATGCAGTTGTTTTAAGTTCGGAATATTTTTTTTGTAAATAATTTTTAAGTGAATTATTTGATTCAATTTCTTTATAGAAAGGATTAGAGTTTTGCCAGCCTTTTTTGCGATTAGCTCTAAAATTTTCAATTCTTCTAATGGATATTTCACAAAAGACAGGATCAATATCTGCACAAAAACATTTTCGATTTAGTATCTCCGCAGCGAGCAATGTTGTTCCGGAATGTGAAAAGAAATCTATCACAACATCATTTTCAGAACTGCTTGCCTGAATAATTCTTTTAACAGCTTTTAACGGTTTTTGAGCAAAGCAGCCGTTTACATTTTCTTCCATTCGATAAAATACTTGTTGAACATCCACCCAAACATTTCCTGCACGAATAAACTGCGAATTACTTCTTTCAGAATTTTCTGTTACAACGCCATGAATTTCTTTGTAGTATCCTCTCAATATTTTAGGTATATCTGTGTACTCAGCATTTACATCAAAAGATGGAACGCCTTTGGTATAATACAATAGTTCCT belongs to Ignavibacteriales bacterium and includes:
- the aroA gene encoding 3-phosphoshikimate 1-carboxyvinyltransferase translates to MIQKFEKIKKIKGELVLPGDKSISHRSVMLASLAKGKSFIHNLSNSEDVLSTKKCFTQLGASIIDNGDTVEIVGRGYKGFVKSENELYAGNSGTTARLLMGILSGQNFSSVITGDKSLSSRPMRRVIEPLSLMGVKTETASEQFLPIKIFPPKEIVPINYELPVASAQVKNAILLAGLHCSSSTEVIENIPTRNHTELMLGLKIINSNKKIISVVSKKNYPESNEYFIPSDISTASFFIVLTLLTKQSELLLKNISLNDTRTGILKVLQEMGGKIELLNENIINGEKRGDVFIQSSELRNVKIDNTIIPNIIDEIPILAVAGLFADSSFEIRNASELRKKESDRINSICYNFRLLGLNVNEYEDGFKVEGDIQNQQVIFESFGDHRIAMAFSILSLLLDEGAAVNNFECVKISNPDFITQLKSISYY
- a CDS encoding RNA methyltransferase; amino-acid sequence: MKSSRTENREQKILRVAASRQFDFNIVLENIHDPHNVSAIFRSCDAVGIPEVSLVYSTEQFPRIGKKSSASAFKWVKSKKYNSIAGCYNNLHERGFKIYASSITEKSKSLYDLDLSENTAIVLGNEHRGVSSEAQKLADDNFMIPMHGMVQSLNVSVAAAVILYEAMRQRQIKGLYPFKKNKSAEMDLIDEWILK
- the folD gene encoding bifunctional methylenetetrahydrofolate dehydrogenase/methenyltetrahydrofolate cyclohydrolase FolD; amino-acid sequence: MILIDGKKIALDIRNELKEKISKLKNETGRVPGLVAILVGENPASKIYVSSKAKACEEIGMLSRVERLPENISEVELLATVEKYNSDNNFHGILVQLPLPKHINEDKIIEAISTDKDVDGFHPVSVGKLVIGKDTFIPCTPAGIQELLKRYNIATKGKHVVVLGRSNIVGKPIANILIQKKNFANSIVTICHSAARDLRQFTLQADILIAAIGKPEFVKADMVKEGCVIIDVGINRIDDTNSAKGYRIVGDVDFENVSPKSSYITPVPGGVGPMTIAMLLTNTYKSFLTASNK
- a CDS encoding site-specific DNA-methyltransferase, with protein sequence MENFPLPRLDDDEELKNYLLPYCRLKRGDIWTDALKHHKVLCDDCTNDLLIKKLMGEEKSTLALHDPPYNFIAFDQRQLDNFIEWSKRWVNITSFSLADNSSLYIWLGADQKNHFQPLPQFMSMMAGTDFYSRSFITMRNQRGYGTQKNWMSIRQELLYYTKGVPSFDVNAEYTDIPKILRGYYKEIHGVVTENSERSNSQFIRAGNVWVDVQQVFYRMEENVNGCFAQKPLKAVKRIIQASSSENDVVIDFFSHSGTTLLAAEILNRKCFCADIDPVFCEISIRRIENFRANRKKGWQNSNPFYKEIESNNSLKNYLQKKYSELKTTALKAYLI